The sequence TCAGGTAAGAACCATCGGCTTTCGCCATTTTTAGTTTCGCAAACATTTTATTGGCATTAAAATACATCACCCTGTACCCCTCGATACAAGCCTGGTAGCCCAAAGCTGTTGCCAGGTAGCTTTTCCCTACACCGGTGCTTCCTGTAATCAGTATATTTTCACATTTTTCGATATAATCGCATTCTGCCAGCCGTAGAATACTGTTCCGGTCAATGTTCCTCATTTCATCGTAAATAATGTTTTCGATTGATGCTTTGTAATGGAACCGGGCGTTTTTAATCCCCCTTTCAATCTTGCGGTTCTGTCGGTCGTCCCATTCGGCATCAACCAGCATCGATACAAACTGATCTAAAGTGTAATCGTTTGTTTTGCCTGTTTCAATAGCAGTACGAAAAGCTCCATGCATTCCATAGAGCTTTATCTGCTTCATTTTCGTTAAAGTAGTTTCATTCATATAAACCTGTTTTTAGTTGTAGTAATGTTTTCCCCTGATGTTTTGATGCTCGGGAAGTATTTGCTCATTTTGCTCTTCTTCAATTGAATCCAGACCGTTTTCGAGTATTCGCTGGATTATCCGGTAATTTGATATATCGTATTCGAGGGCACGCTTACAGGCATTGATAAGCCGCTGTTTTCCTACTTTCTTTACAAAGGAAAGTACGCCCATACAGCTTTTGTAAGCCTGTTCGGGATGTTGTTTTTGTTCCAGTATCCTGCAAATCAGTTCTTCAACACTTGGGTCGATGGAAGTTGCCCAGTCGATAAAACGTTGTGGTGTCCAGTCGGTAACAAACTGGTGGGTGCTTGCCAGGTGCTGTTTTTCAGTTGTGTAGTGATAAGGCTTCAGGTTTCTTCGGTGAGATGCAATCCGGTTGTATTTGTAATAGATCTCAACACTGCTGCTTGTAAACAACAGCTTTACTTTTTTACGGATATACTGAAACGGGACACTGTAGTAATGTTTGTCTTTGCCCAAAAGCACATGCCCGTTCATCATTACTGTTGCAAAAGATTGTTGTTTTATCTCGAAACGGGTAACGGGAAGGGATGATAGTTTTTCCTGCTCATCTTCTTTAAACGACTGGTAACGCGAGTATGGCCGCCCGGTGAGTTACTTGTTGTTGTGCTGCTTTAACAGTTCCCAAACACGGCAGTTCATACTTTTGATGCTGGTAAACTCTTCTTGTTTTATAATGGGGTAAATACGTTGATAAAGTATTTTAACAGCTCCTTCGGCCAATGATTTGTCGCGGGGTTTATAGGCTCTTGCCGGAAGTATGGTCGTTTCATAATGTTCAGCAAAATCCAGCAATGTTTCGTTTATGGTGGGCTCGTAACGACTGCTTTTGGTTACTGCCGAACGCAGGTTGTCGGGTACTATGGCGGCAGGAACTCCCCGGAAGTAGTGCAGCGCATTTTCTATTGATGCGATAAAATCTTCTTTTTTCTGACTTGGCGATACCTCGGCGTAGGTATATTGGCTGGCTCCGAGTATGGCCACAAAAAATTGTAGTTCTTGCACTTCTCCTGTTTCGGGGTCAACGATTTCCAATGTCTTGCCGGCATAGTCCACAAACATCTTGTCGCCTGCCTTGTGTGTCATGTGCATTACCGGGTTAACCTTTTTACCCCAGCGTTTGTAATACTCGCAAAATTGTGAGCTTTTATACCCGTCGGGATGTTTGGCGATGTACTGCTGCCACATTGAAAGTTTGGTTACCCCAACCTTTTTCAACTCACGCTCCATGTGAGGAAAGAACGCATACAGGTCTTTCAGCTTGGGCGACAACTCGGGTTCTTTATTGCTGATAAACAGTGTTTCCAGTTCAACATCGCTTTTCTGCTTTATAGCCTCGGGTGACAGGTTTAGCATTTGGTACAACGCAATGTATTTTTTTACCGTATTGCGCGACAACGAAAGGTAGTTGCTGATAAATAACTTGCTTTTTCCCTGGCAGTGCAGTTGGATTACTTTTCTTACTTTACTCATGTTTATTAGTTTATTTGCCATATCTCGTGCATTTATTTGTACACGAAATTAGGCCTTCAAAAACATGAAAAAGCCTCTTCGTTTCAGGTGGTCACTTTGCCCCGGAGAGGGGTGGTCACTTTAAATCGGAATGAGGTGGTCAGTTTGCTCCGGAAACGGTGGTCACATTAGCCCGGAATCAGGTGGTCAGTTTGGCCGGTTTTTCCATCCAGGGTAAGGTTCAGTAATTTTTCTTCCGTATAGTTCATTAAATGGTTCTTGCAACTGGTGAATTGTTTTATTCTCCAAACGGAAACAATACCCTTCCTTGATTCAATAAATTTGTCGAAATACTCTAATATGGATTTCTCTTTTGCTGTTCTTTTGGCAGGGTAGTTTAATTCTTCTTTTAGTAATTCTCTAAATTTTTGGACCGAAGGGTATTCATCCAAGTGTGAGAAAACATTATCAACTGCCGAGGCTTGTTTGCGAAGTGTTGCATTAATGGTTGAAGCACTGATGCCATCGTTATTAAATGTGTTTTTGCGCTGGTATGAAAAAGGTTTCGCTACTTCCCATAAATCAGAATTAGTTCTAAATCCAATATTATGAAACGAGCGTTTACCTCCATAACTGACAGCCATAAGAATTGGAACATGTTCAGTAATCTTGGTACCAGTTTCTTTACTTATCCGGGATTCGAGGATAAACTTTACAGAATATTTTAGTCCATTAAAGGTTGTATTCATGATTGAGATGTAAATAGGATGTAAAACATACAAATCTACATACAAAAAGGGATTTAATGAAATGTAATCACCTGAAATGTAATGAAATTAAAACATTGTTATATAGTTTGTTAAGTGTTGTTTTTGTGCTTGCTTAATTTGGATAATATAATAATAGTGTTCCCGCCCCGGGTACTAAAGGGAAGAATTAGAATAATTTTCTGATTCTTCTCTTTTTTGTTTTTGTAACTTGTTAATTTTCTTTGCTTTGACAGAAGAAAACTCAATGTTATACTGGTTCGATGTTTTATTTCTAACTATTTATTTTCAATTCATTTTAACATTCCAACTGCATTAGTATTATCCGGATTTATTTCCAACGATTTTTTGTTATTCCGTTTCGATTCAATTAAATCATTACTGTAAAAAAAGGGCCTTGGCATAACTATCGTACGTATTGGCTTCATTGGAAAAAGCATTGCCTATCATATTTATATTCGTTTCTGTCTCTGCCTTATGTAATTTTTCTATATTAAAAGTTTGATATTAACCGTTTGCAGCCAAATTCCCCAGAAAAATCAATATTAATATCAATCCGGTTTTCATCAACTAAAAGAATTAAAGTTTGTAGAAAATCTTATTCACCATTTTCCAACCACTTTCAAATTTGTACAAGGAAATATAGTCGATGTAAGTAAGTTTGGTTCCAATGTAAAACTCAATTTTAGCCACTGCTGCTGTGCCGGTAATATCGATTGTTTGGAATTTTATAGATACTTTGTTTTCTCCAGTAAGTGGAAGTTTACCCGCCTCTCGTTTTTTAACTTGTTGAGACTTCCAATCATTAATGTTTAAGTGCCACATTTCATCTCCCTCAGAAATGCCTAATAAGTGAAAATGTTGATGAAATCCGGAATCAATCTTTTTAGTATCGCCTTCATTCTGAAGCCCTTCAACATAAGCTGTTTGAATCACCTTTTGAATTGCTTCTTTTTCTTGTTCGATATTTTGAGAAGAAGCATTTAAACACAACACAGATATCACAAATACAAATATCAATTTTTTCATTTTTCAATTTTATTTTATTAGTTCATGAATAACATTTACAAGAGCTTGTTCTGAACGATAATCTCCAATATTGGTTGCAAAAACAACCCCTTTTCTTTGTTTCAGATTTATTGACATAGCAGCACGCATAGTTTGGTCACTCCCCGTATGGCCATAAGTTTTTATGCCACCTACTTCAATAATTTGCCAACCAAGCCCGACACCAATACCATTCAGTAAGGAGTGGTAGTTTTTAAAAAGGTTCTTAAATGTGTTTTTTGATATTAATTCAGAATCTTCGTCCAACATTTCAATATTTAATCTCAGGTATTTCGTAAAATCCTCAATCGACAATGACAAGAATCCACAAGGATTAAACAAGTCCGGAGGAATACGTTCATCTGCGCCTAAAGTAATCCCTAATCCATCTGGGTATCGGTACATGTGCCTGTTGGGTTGCTTACTGTTATTAAGAAAAGAATACCCAAATTCAGCTGTATGTAATTGCATTGGGAGAAGGAGTTGTTCTTTTACTAAAGCTTCATAAGTTTGCCCCGTAATCTTTTCAAGTATGGCAGCTGCAACAACATATCCGGCATTGGAATAATGGTGTTCTCCTCGGGTAAATGCTGAAGGCTGGCTAAGGTTCCACTCTGAAAACTTTAATCGCTGTTCTTTAATATCTCCAGATAATCTTGGCAGGATTGAATCAAGCCCAAAAACCTCTTCATCAGTCCAGAATTGTTGTAACCCTGACGTATGGTTTAGCAGTTCCATCATTGTGATTTTTCTGTTATCAGGATGGATTACCAAATTCGGAAAAACATCAATCACCTTTGTATTCCAGTTCAGCAATCCTTTGTCCACATACACACCGACAAGCAAAGCTGTAAAAGATTTGGTACACGATGCAATTTGAAACTTACTCTTTTTTGTTAACGCAACACCATTTTTTGCTTTGTTATTTCCTACAACGGAAGTTTGGATTGAACCATCATTATTGATTACTCCAATAGCCACAGCAGGCAACAGGTAATGCTCTTTTATTTTTAATGCAAAAGTGTCGAGGATATGATTTTTACCAAGTTTAACAGGAAAATCATCTGTTAAACGTGTAGTCTGTTCCCTCTGATTGCAAGCCAATGATATTAAGAAAACTACCAATAGATATAAAGTTGATTTATGCATTATCATAAATTTCGAGTGCGTGTGATAAGAATGTGCTTATACTTTTAAGGCCAGTAACCGAAAGAGATAAAACGATAGTTTCTTTTATTTCATCTCGGGTTGCTCCCGCCTTTTTTGCCATTGGAACGTGGTATAACACGGCATTAAAATCATCTGTAACCACTTTCATGCCGATGTAAATTAAGTGTTTTGTTTTCTGGTCTAACGACTTTAAGGCAACAAGAGAATTAATTAGATCTGCGTAAGCCTTCTGAACATCAGGAGCTTCTTTTTCGAATAGCTCAAGAGGATTGATTTTATTCATTTTCAAAAAATTAAATATTGGGATAAATAATAAGCAACATTGCAACCTGGATTCCATCGTATAGTGCATGGGCAATTACAAGTGGCATAAGACGACGGTATTTAAAAAAGAAAAAACAAGCAACAAGGCTTTTAATTGCAATAGTTACAATGCCGTAACTCCCCTGGCTCCAATGTGTTAGTCCTACCAAAATTGAGGTCAGGAATATTACAATTATTGTCCATAATTTGCTATCTGAGAATTTCCAAAGACTGGTTAGCATAAAAACACGTATCAGCTCTTCGTAAAGTGCAATTCCAATCCAGAGGACAGGTAAAAACCATAGTATAATTAAGATTGGCTTTTCTCGCATGTCCAACATCAATTCTAGTAATTCTTGGTTCGACCTGAATTCAAGAACTCCCATTAATGTCATCCTTTCCAGGTAAAATAAGGCGAAATAGATTACTGTTAGTACAAGACTCCACATAAAGTCCTTAACAAGGAATCCTGTTCCTGAATTAAAATCTTTTAAAGGTTCTTTTAGAAAATATCTTTTTAACAAAAGCAAAAGGAATATACAGCCACCTCCAAAAAGCAAAGGATATAGGATAAGTTCCCTCGAAGCAAAACCTGAAGTATCATGATTTCTATGCCAAATCATAATAACAGACGGTATAATAACTAAAACAAATAATACGAATAGATTCTTGATTTTTGACATTTCAATTTTGTTTAATTCTTATTTCAAGAATCGGAATAATCGTCAAAAATCACTTACTGTCTTATCGGGAAGTAATTATGTTGTTGTGTAAAGTGCAGATAAACAATTAAATGGTAAATGCCCAATATGTAATTAAATCGATGGTTTGAAATAATACACCCGCAATGAATAAAGGCAAAATACTTCGGTATTTGAAAAAAATATAGTTAGAAAACGATATTAAAATAAACGAACTTATCATTGCAGAAGGTCCGTTATTCACTTGTAACAAGGCTAAAAGGGAAGCTGTAAAAAATATGGTTGTCCAGGTCCAGATTCTGGTACTATTTAATTCCCAAAGATTGTATAAAATAAATGATACTGTGAAAACTGTAAAAGCTTCTTCGAACCAGGTAAACGGGCCAAGAATTATTAAAGCATACAGGTAATTGGAAAAAATGCTTTCAAGAAGATTCGTAATGGCTGTTCTGTCGCGTTCAAACGAAAACCAATTGGCATAGGTAATTTGTTCAACACTTTGAATAAAATAGGAACTGCCCAATAGCAAAAAGGCCAGAACCAGGTCGTATATAACTTTTCGCTTTGGGGTTAAGAATACCTCAAAATTGTTCTTCAATAAAAATCGATTAGTAAGCAAAACAACTGCTAATCCGGCAACACTCAACATCATATAGTATCCAAAAAACTCCTGTATGAGAATTTCGTTTTGGTTAAAAAGAAACTTCTGTACAATGGCAGAAAGGTAAAATGGAAGCAGTATTACCAATACAGCAATAATATTTTTACTCCTTTTACTCATTTCGAAATTTTGTAGGTGTGATACCCGTTGATTTTTTAAATGCTGAGTTAAAAGCCGAAAGCGAATTATACCCAACGTCAAATGCAATATCTGATACTTTTATCTCCCTTTCTTCCCTTAATAGTTTTTTGGCCTCTGCTATTCGGTATTGTCCTACCAGCTCAAAAAAAGATTTTTTGAAATTTTCGTTTATAACCTGCGATAATGCGTGGGTGGATGTATTTATTTGTTTAGCCAGCTTGGCTAATGAAATTGTATTATCCTTGTAGGCAGCATTTTCGTCCATTAACTTCTTTAATTCTCGGTAGATGCGTTCATTCTCATCCGACTTTAATCCGGTCTTTAGGTATTTCGGATTAGCCATGTTTATAATGTAGCCCTTGTTAATAATAATGATTAGTGAAAAGTAAATAAGAACGCTATACAAAATTGCTCCTGAAATGTATGGAAATCCTGATACTTCGTTTAGTAAATATGCAAACCAGATGGCCATCAGAAAGATACCAATCAGGTTAAGTTGCTTTTTAACATTTTCATTTTCAATTGTGCCGTAATTTATTTTATGGATTGAGAAAGTTAAATACAACATGTATTGAAGAAGAATTGTCCGATAGAAAATATGCCATGTGTCAGCTTCATTTCTAATGCTATCGAGCAAAACCCACATAAAAGTAAAAACGATGGCTGGCAAAAGATGTATCATCTGTTTCCATTTGAACTTAAACTTTAGATTGATGACAGATTTGGTAAAGAAATAGAATGAGGGACCAATTGCCAGAAATCCGGATAACCCTATTGTAAGCAAAAAATCGTGCAATCCATCGGAAAAAGTAAGCAGGATAGATTTGGAAATGCGAAGTGTTAGCATCAATATAAAAAAGGCAAAAATCAGGTTGGATTTACGATTACCTTTTTTAGAAACAAGTGCATAGGTTACGAGAATAAAACTATTCACTATTCCAATTATGCTTCCAATTAGTATGATTGTTTCCATTGATAATAAAACCTACAAAGAAAGCAAAGATAAAAACCTTTTTACTTCAATTTTATTTTATTGGAGAGCAATACGGGATAGAAATTTGAGAAACACAATCACAGATTTCAAGTTTTTACTGTTTTATGCAACTTCCAAATTAACTCCAAATCATTCAAAAATGGTTCGGAAAAAAGAATCGCTAGGGGTACAAAAAAGCCTGATACTCTTTACGAATATCAGGCTTTTTTATTGCAATTTTTTCAGTTTTAATCTTACTTAACCTTTTCAAAAAAATGATGAAAAAATACACTTTGAAACGCAATTGAGTTTTTCCAGTATTCCCATGTGTGTCCTCCGGGTCTTGTGGTAAAATCGTGTGGAATATTTCGCTCGAGAAGTTTTTCGTGCAAGCTGCAATTTACTCCGTAGAAAAAGTCACTCACACCACAATCAATTGATATTTGAAGCGATCTGGGAGTTAGCTTATAAACAAGATTGATGACGCTGTTTTCTTCCCAGTTTTCCTTGTTTTCAGCGTAAGTGCCCAGTCTTTTCGAAATATCCCAGTTATTTGGGAACGGCCGAATATCAACTCCGCCACTCATGCTTCCTGCTGCACCATAAACATCCTGGTTTCTGAAAGCAAGATACAAAGCACCATGTCCGCCCATACTTAATCCGGTAATGGCACGTCCTTCGCGTGAGGAAATTGTACTAAAAGAGTCGTCTACCCAGTCAATCAATTCATGGGCTATATAAGTTTCGTATTTTATGTTGTTGTCAATCGGGCTA comes from uncultured Draconibacterium sp. and encodes:
- the istB gene encoding IS21-like element helper ATPase IstB, with amino-acid sequence MNETTLTKMKQIKLYGMHGAFRTAIETGKTNDYTLDQFVSMLVDAEWDDRQNRKIERGIKNARFHYKASIENIIYDEMRNIDRNSILRLAECDYIEKCENILITGSTGVGKSYLATALGYQACIEGYRVMYFNANKMFAKLKMAKADGSYLKELAKIERQHLVIIDDFGLQPLDNPNRLALLEIIEDRQNIGSLIVTSQIPIAGWYSVIGEKTIADAILDRLIHQSNRIELRGESMRRKRKKEE
- the istA gene encoding IS21 family transposase: MSKVRKVIQLHCQGKSKLFISNYLSLSRNTVKKYIALYQMLNLSPEAIKQKSDVELETLFISNKEPELSPKLKDLYAFFPHMERELKKVGVTKLSMWQQYIAKHPDGYKSSQFCEYYKRWGKKVNPVMHMTHKAGDKMFVDYAGKTLEIVDPETGEVQELQFFVAILGASQYTYAEVSPSQKKEDFIASIENALHYFRGVPAAIVPDNLRSAVTKSSRYEPTINETLLDFAEHYETTILPARAYKPRDKSLAEGAVKILYQRIYPIIKQEEFTSIKSMNCRVWELLKQHNNK
- a CDS encoding nuclear transport factor 2 family protein, with translation MKKLIFVFVISVLCLNASSQNIEQEKEAIQKVIQTAYVEGLQNEGDTKKIDSGFHQHFHLLGISEGDEMWHLNINDWKSQQVKKREAGKLPLTGENKVSIKFQTIDITGTAAVAKIEFYIGTKLTYIDYISLYKFESGWKMVNKIFYKL
- a CDS encoding serine hydrolase domain-containing protein is translated as MHKSTLYLLVVFLISLACNQREQTTRLTDDFPVKLGKNHILDTFALKIKEHYLLPAVAIGVINNDGSIQTSVVGNNKAKNGVALTKKSKFQIASCTKSFTALLVGVYVDKGLLNWNTKVIDVFPNLVIHPDNRKITMMELLNHTSGLQQFWTDEEVFGLDSILPRLSGDIKEQRLKFSEWNLSQPSAFTRGEHHYSNAGYVVAAAILEKITGQTYEALVKEQLLLPMQLHTAEFGYSFLNNSKQPNRHMYRYPDGLGITLGADERIPPDLFNPCGFLSLSIEDFTKYLRLNIEMLDEDSELISKNTFKNLFKNYHSLLNGIGVGLGWQIIEVGGIKTYGHTGSDQTMRAAMSINLKQRKGVVFATNIGDYRSEQALVNVIHELIK
- a CDS encoding carboxymuconolactone decarboxylase family protein; this translates as MNKINPLELFEKEAPDVQKAYADLINSLVALKSLDQKTKHLIYIGMKVVTDDFNAVLYHVPMAKKAGATRDEIKETIVLSLSVTGLKSISTFLSHALEIYDNA
- a CDS encoding CPBP family intramembrane glutamic endopeptidase is translated as MIWHRNHDTSGFASRELILYPLLFGGGCIFLLLLLKRYFLKEPLKDFNSGTGFLVKDFMWSLVLTVIYFALFYLERMTLMGVLEFRSNQELLELMLDMREKPILIILWFLPVLWIGIALYEELIRVFMLTSLWKFSDSKLWTIIVIFLTSILVGLTHWSQGSYGIVTIAIKSLVACFFFFKYRRLMPLVIAHALYDGIQVAMLLIIYPNI
- a CDS encoding helix-turn-helix domain-containing protein is translated as METIILIGSIIGIVNSFILVTYALVSKKGNRKSNLIFAFFILMLTLRISKSILLTFSDGLHDFLLTIGLSGFLAIGPSFYFFTKSVINLKFKFKWKQMIHLLPAIVFTFMWVLLDSIRNEADTWHIFYRTILLQYMLYLTFSIHKINYGTIENENVKKQLNLIGIFLMAIWFAYLLNEVSGFPYISGAILYSVLIYFSLIIIINKGYIINMANPKYLKTGLKSDENERIYRELKKLMDENAAYKDNTISLAKLAKQINTSTHALSQVINENFKKSFFELVGQYRIAEAKKLLREEREIKVSDIAFDVGYNSLSAFNSAFKKSTGITPTKFRNE
- a CDS encoding alpha/beta hydrolase family protein, encoding MKRTLFLKVIISLIVTTGAVLQTKAAKVQHLSTHSQSMDTDIEAVVITPEGYSENNSYPVLYLLHGYSGNQNDWITNVPEIKDYADLYQFIIVCPDGAFSSWYLDSPIDNNIKYETYIAHELIDWVDDSFSTISSREGRAITGLSMGGHGALYLAFRNQDVYGAAGSMSGGVDIRPFPNNWDISKRLGTYAENKENWEENSVINLVYKLTPRSLQISIDCGVSDFFYGVNCSLHEKLLERNIPHDFTTRPGGHTWEYWKNSIAFQSVFFHHFFEKVK